The Rhodoflexus caldus genome has a window encoding:
- a CDS encoding chorismate-binding protein, with amino-acid sequence MLSAPHVGIAAPVSLATEISHLIAYISAENRPFAVWKLPESNLIHLIAGFAPQAQHHLQTDLEALPAGFVAAPFHAEKGVYFIPADEHWIWETAPEGIVKRIKGAELSAQMPAEKFSVQHLKNYVKTTAVSGNSSESFRAAVAQAVAAIKRHEFQKVVLSKQKEAAMPEGFNPAEVFVELVKSYPNAFVSFFAIPQVGVWMGATPEILVSVDRYQIFRTMALAGTQAKGTLTNLQQATWTQKEIAEQAMVSRYIINCFKKIRLREFEENGPRTVAAGKLIHLRTDFEVDMRATNFPQLGTVMLELLHPTSAVCGMPKPAAMEFIAAHEHYDRALYSGYIGSVNISGESHLFVNLRCMQLQANSLILYAGAGITEDSIPEKEWNETEMKCETMLQLIQPTDIQ; translated from the coding sequence ATGTTGTCTGCGCCGCACGTTGGCATTGCCGCCCCTGTCAGTTTAGCAACGGAAATCAGTCACCTGATTGCTTATATCAGTGCCGAAAACCGCCCGTTTGCTGTTTGGAAACTGCCCGAAAGCAACCTCATTCATTTGATTGCAGGCTTTGCGCCGCAGGCACAGCATCACCTGCAAACAGACTTGGAGGCGCTGCCTGCCGGTTTTGTTGCAGCACCGTTTCACGCCGAAAAGGGGGTGTATTTTATACCAGCCGATGAACATTGGATATGGGAAACTGCACCCGAGGGAATTGTAAAACGCATCAAGGGAGCGGAGCTATCGGCACAAATGCCTGCGGAGAAGTTTTCGGTGCAGCATTTGAAAAATTATGTAAAAACAACTGCCGTAAGCGGTAATTCATCGGAAAGTTTTCGGGCAGCGGTAGCGCAGGCCGTAGCAGCAATCAAGAGGCACGAATTTCAAAAAGTGGTGCTTTCTAAGCAAAAGGAGGCCGCCATGCCTGAGGGATTTAATCCTGCAGAAGTATTTGTTGAACTTGTCAAGAGTTATCCCAATGCTTTTGTATCCTTTTTTGCAATTCCGCAAGTCGGAGTTTGGATGGGTGCTACGCCTGAAATATTAGTGAGCGTGGACAGGTATCAGATTTTCCGCACCATGGCGCTGGCAGGTACACAAGCCAAAGGTACGCTGACCAATTTGCAGCAGGCAACATGGACACAAAAAGAAATAGCCGAGCAGGCAATGGTAAGCCGCTATATCATCAATTGCTTCAAAAAAATCCGTCTGCGCGAGTTTGAAGAAAACGGCCCTCGAACAGTGGCAGCAGGCAAGCTCATTCACCTGCGAACCGATTTTGAAGTGGATATGCGCGCAACCAATTTCCCTCAGTTAGGGACGGTTATGCTTGAATTGCTGCACCCTACATCGGCAGTTTGCGGAATGCCCAAACCTGCTGCAATGGAGTTCATAGCTGCCCATGAACACTACGACAGGGCGTTGTACAGCGGCTACATCGGCAGCGTAAATATTTCAGGCGAAAGTCATTTGTTTGTAAACCTGCGTTGCATGCAGCTACAAGCAAACAGCCTGATTTTATACGCAGGAGCCGGCATTACGGAAGATTCCATCCCCGAAAAAGAATGGAACGAAACCGAGATGAAGTGTGAAACCATGCTGCAATTGATTCAACCTACCGATATACAATGA
- the rplI gene encoding 50S ribosomal protein L9, with product MEIILKEDIAGLGYKNDIVDVKPGYGRNYLIPRGLAIAATESNKKIIAENVRQAAHKAEKIKREAQELADRIGDLVIQIVTKAGESGKIFGAVTTTQLSEALKEKGFDIDRKKIVFKSEIKMLGQYTAVLDLHKEVKKEVAVEVVAG from the coding sequence ATGGAAATTATTCTCAAAGAAGATATCGCAGGTTTGGGCTATAAGAACGACATCGTTGATGTAAAGCCCGGCTACGGCCGCAACTACCTCATCCCTCGCGGGCTGGCTATTGCTGCCACCGAGTCCAATAAAAAAATTATTGCCGAAAACGTGCGTCAGGCTGCTCACAAAGCCGAAAAAATTAAGCGCGAAGCACAAGAACTGGCCGACCGTATTGGCGATTTGGTGATTCAAATCGTAACCAAAGCCGGTGAAAGCGGCAAAATCTTTGGTGCGGTTACTACTACTCAATTGTCTGAAGCTCTGAAAGAAAAGGGCTTTGACATTGACCGCAAAAAAATTGTTTTCAAGAGTGAAATTAAAATGCTTGGCCAATACACTGCCGTGCTCGACCTTCACAAAGAAGTGAAGAAAGAAGTGGCAGTAGAAGTAGTTGCCGGCTAA
- a CDS encoding T9SS type B sorting domain-containing protein — MTHRIVRYLLLFFALFVAVPALLVAQTPNPMQQRRQEELNVLKAIFEQMGGASWTGAGMPWPVNANNAVSTFHTWAGITCEPNDSTGRIVKINLPGRKLTGRLPADINKLTELTELDLSDNAITGTIPRELATLTKITSINLSKNRITGIPSFATVTSLRTLNVANNNLAFDSFEPNIGRGFTLTPQDSIGRDTVIVLNEKDAFRFNGEIGGTANVYQWLKDGQPFGSASPNAGILDFPDVARNLHQGRFVLRVTNRLVSGVTLFRRTVRIIVTPCFITGSRIGPNQTVYCEGAPVPTFTGEQASGAVGTLRYQWQRSTDSLTWTDVGPNSKDYRPTVIGQSIYLRRLALDDRCVTDTSNVIRVLFVPRIRNNVVESSYIYCPGDSIRTFRGTRPVTGGDGNYRYQWQSSKNRIDWSDEDATANFRPQALQDTTYFRRIVSDRSCAVDTSNVIRVVVAPEFGPNLVGFDQILCPGQRPRALRDTVRLDSTTVRDTVNFRFLWQRSLDRRAWVRADSLTRADTFSVFQPRVLAATTYFRRLVIGPCVTDTSNIVTLSIAPPIEGNFIEADRETLCDNDTLPIKLRGIIPEPKGGGGQYSYIWQSSLNGRDWNNRATSDTLDLFIRNVSDTTLIRRIVRSRCFTDTSNIVQINRAFDFGENKVTSGNLTICLTDKPPTIQATRPQERGRFNIQWQISPDSVNWANVDSTLSRRDLGKGVDYTPDTLRLSLQYFRRLLNNGCRTDTSNAVSLRVVPRLAGNRIAPVTQEVCEGNPIQALRGQQLTGGGGNYRYRWEVSTDSVRWALADTSAVFQPQGLVRTTLIRRIVQAAHCSPDTSNMVQIRIINRLENNRIRDNQEICFGQKPDTLRGSVPVGGDGRYDYIWQREVSPNVWISVGAERDHFPDVVQTTRFRRIVSTQCFTDTSQVVNVFVTRPIRNNIILTTNLTICKGAQPDTIKASIPQDGTGVFEYQWQISTNRTTWRDIPREVGPFLVPPTPDSTSFYRRIVKNKCFSDTSLSVPIRVLPLPRVNAGPDTTVIFGRSVRLRATGASRYVWTPKEGLDNDSIATPLASPRVTTRYIVRGIDAAGCVGQDTIEVRVATDPELLVDIVDVITPNGDGLNDFLHVKNIELYPQNTLIIFNRWGQEILQKRNYTNDWDGTIDGKALPTGVYFYIFRIEGTSRPKTGSFTLLN, encoded by the coding sequence ATGACTCATCGCATCGTACGATATTTACTGCTGTTTTTTGCTTTGTTCGTAGCTGTTCCTGCCTTGCTTGTTGCGCAAACTCCAAACCCCATGCAACAAAGGCGACAGGAAGAACTCAACGTACTGAAAGCTATTTTTGAACAAATGGGGGGCGCAAGCTGGACAGGTGCCGGTATGCCTTGGCCTGTAAATGCTAACAATGCGGTTTCCACTTTTCATACATGGGCAGGCATTACCTGCGAACCCAACGACAGTACGGGGCGCATCGTTAAAATCAACTTACCGGGCAGGAAGCTCACAGGCAGGCTACCTGCTGATATCAACAAACTAACCGAACTGACCGAATTAGACCTTTCCGATAATGCGATTACAGGCACCATACCACGGGAACTTGCCACTCTCACTAAAATTACCTCTATCAATCTGAGTAAAAACCGCATTACCGGCATTCCGAGTTTTGCTACGGTTACTTCCCTGCGAACGCTTAATGTTGCGAATAACAACTTGGCATTTGACAGTTTTGAGCCCAACATAGGCAGAGGTTTTACGCTGACACCGCAAGACAGCATCGGGCGCGACACGGTGATTGTGCTCAACGAAAAAGATGCTTTTCGCTTCAATGGTGAAATCGGAGGCACAGCCAACGTTTACCAATGGCTGAAAGACGGGCAGCCTTTCGGCTCAGCCAGCCCTAATGCAGGAATTCTGGATTTTCCCGATGTTGCACGCAACCTGCATCAAGGGCGCTTTGTGCTGCGCGTAACCAATCGGTTGGTTTCGGGGGTTACATTATTCCGACGCACTGTCCGCATTATTGTTACACCCTGTTTTATTACCGGTTCACGCATCGGCCCCAACCAAACCGTTTATTGCGAAGGAGCACCCGTGCCCACCTTCACGGGCGAACAGGCATCGGGGGCTGTGGGCACGCTGCGCTATCAGTGGCAACGCTCTACCGACAGCCTCACATGGACAGATGTAGGGCCTAACAGCAAAGATTACAGGCCAACTGTAATCGGTCAAAGTATCTATCTGCGCCGATTGGCACTCGACGACCGCTGCGTAACCGATACGAGCAACGTCATACGCGTGCTGTTTGTGCCGCGTATCCGCAACAATGTGGTGGAATCTTCTTATATCTATTGCCCCGGCGACAGCATCCGCACATTCAGAGGAACACGCCCCGTAACAGGAGGAGACGGCAACTACCGCTACCAGTGGCAAAGTTCTAAGAATCGCATAGATTGGTCAGACGAGGACGCAACTGCCAACTTCCGACCACAGGCACTGCAAGATACGACCTATTTCCGCCGCATAGTTTCCGACCGCTCCTGTGCCGTAGATACAAGTAATGTTATCCGAGTGGTAGTAGCCCCTGAGTTTGGCCCCAACTTAGTCGGGTTTGACCAAATCCTTTGCCCGGGGCAGCGACCGCGAGCCCTGCGCGATACCGTCCGCTTAGACTCTACCACCGTTCGCGATACAGTAAACTTCCGATTCCTTTGGCAACGTTCCTTAGACCGTCGCGCATGGGTACGTGCCGATTCGCTCACCCGCGCCGATACTTTTTCCGTATTTCAGCCGCGCGTACTGGCAGCAACCACCTATTTCCGCCGCTTAGTAATCGGCCCTTGCGTTACCGATACAAGCAACATAGTTACCCTCTCCATTGCGCCGCCTATTGAAGGAAATTTTATTGAAGCAGACCGAGAAACCCTTTGCGACAATGATACATTGCCTATCAAGCTGCGCGGCATCATCCCCGAGCCCAAAGGCGGAGGCGGACAGTACAGCTACATCTGGCAAAGCTCGTTAAACGGGCGCGACTGGAACAATCGGGCTACCTCCGACACGCTCGATTTGTTCATCCGCAACGTATCCGATACTACCCTCATCCGCCGCATTGTACGGAGTCGCTGTTTTACCGATACAAGTAACATTGTTCAAATCAACCGTGCGTTTGACTTTGGAGAAAACAAGGTTACAAGCGGCAATTTGACTATTTGCCTGACCGACAAACCGCCGACCATTCAGGCAACACGTCCGCAAGAGCGCGGCAGATTCAATATTCAGTGGCAAATTTCGCCCGATTCGGTCAATTGGGCGAATGTAGATTCCACCCTCAGCCGCCGCGACTTAGGCAAGGGGGTAGATTATACGCCCGATACCTTGCGCCTTTCGCTGCAATATTTCCGAAGGCTGCTTAACAACGGCTGCCGCACCGATACAAGCAATGCTGTTTCGCTTCGGGTTGTTCCGCGACTGGCCGGCAACCGCATAGCACCTGTTACGCAGGAAGTTTGCGAGGGCAATCCTATTCAGGCACTGCGCGGGCAACAACTGACCGGCGGCGGCGGCAACTATCGCTATCGTTGGGAGGTTTCCACCGACAGTGTGCGTTGGGCATTGGCCGATACCTCTGCCGTATTCCAACCGCAGGGACTGGTACGCACCACGCTCATCCGTCGCATTGTGCAAGCCGCCCATTGCAGCCCCGACACGAGCAATATGGTGCAAATACGCATCATCAACCGCTTGGAAAACAACCGCATCCGCGACAATCAGGAAATATGCTTCGGGCAAAAACCCGATACGCTGCGCGGCAGCGTGCCCGTGGGCGGCGACGGACGCTATGACTACATTTGGCAGCGCGAAGTAAGCCCCAACGTTTGGATATCCGTTGGAGCAGAGCGCGACCACTTCCCCGATGTGGTACAAACTACCCGATTCCGCCGCATTGTTTCTACCCAATGCTTTACCGATACAAGTCAGGTTGTCAATGTGTTTGTTACTCGTCCCATCCGCAACAATATCATTCTGACAACCAACCTGACCATTTGCAAAGGGGCACAGCCTGATACCATTAAGGCTTCTATTCCGCAAGACGGCACAGGCGTATTTGAGTATCAATGGCAAATTTCTACCAACCGCACCACATGGCGCGATATCCCGCGCGAAGTAGGGCCGTTTTTAGTACCCCCAACACCGGATAGTACAAGTTTTTATCGCCGCATTGTGAAAAACAAATGCTTCAGCGATACCAGCTTATCGGTACCCATACGCGTACTGCCTTTGCCACGCGTCAATGCGGGGCCTGATACAACGGTTATATTTGGCAGAAGCGTTCGGCTGCGGGCAACAGGCGCAAGCAGATACGTATGGACACCCAAAGAAGGGTTAGACAACGATTCTATTGCTACACCGCTTGCAAGCCCGCGCGTAACTACTCGGTACATTGTGCGCGGTATAGATGCGGCAGGTTGCGTCGGACAGGATACCATAGAAGTGCGAGTAGCCACCGACCCCGAACTACTGGTTGATATTGTGGATGTGATTACACCCAACGGCGATGGGCTGAACGACTTTTTGCACGTGAAGAATATAGAACTGTACCCTCAAAATACGCTGATAATCTTCAATCGCTGGGGGCAGGAAATTCTCCAAAAACGCAACTATACCAACGATTGGGACGGCACCATAGACGGCAAAGCACTACCCACGGGTGTGTATTTCTACATTTTCAGGATAGAAGGCACCTCGCGACCAAAGACGGGTTCATTCACGTTACTCAACTAA
- a CDS encoding Ldh family oxidoreductase has product MQTFPYESLYRFVYQVFTAIGCSEADAITAAEGLLIADLRGIDSHGVARLSGYVRLWEAGRINPKPNIRIVHQTPSTATIDGDAGLGLVVAPWAMKVAIKKAQQAGTGWVSVRNSNHFGIAGHHAMQALAYDMIGMAMTNASPLVAPTFSLERMLGTNPIAVAIPAQEQPPFVADFATTTAANGKLEILQRKNADAPLGWVQDKAGQPTTDANALKKGGALLPLGSDREHGSHKGYCLGSIVDIFSAVLSGAGYGPWAPPFVSFLPLPADPVGEGLGHFLGAMRVDAFRPAEEFKHHMDNWIGRFRNAKPAEGYERVLIPGDPEREAEAERRRSGIPLVAPVVEDLQQLAQKFAIEWL; this is encoded by the coding sequence ATGCAAACTTTTCCTTACGAATCGCTCTACCGGTTTGTTTACCAAGTATTTACTGCCATTGGCTGCTCTGAGGCCGATGCGATTACTGCCGCCGAGGGTTTATTGATAGCCGATTTGCGCGGTATAGATTCGCACGGAGTCGCCCGACTTTCAGGATATGTGCGTCTGTGGGAAGCGGGGCGGATTAACCCAAAACCCAACATCCGCATTGTACACCAAACCCCCTCTACCGCTACCATTGACGGTGATGCAGGACTGGGGTTGGTGGTAGCGCCTTGGGCAATGAAAGTTGCTATCAAGAAAGCCCAACAGGCAGGGACGGGATGGGTAAGTGTGCGAAACTCTAACCACTTTGGTATTGCAGGCCATCATGCCATGCAGGCACTTGCCTACGATATGATTGGCATGGCGATGACAAACGCCAGCCCACTGGTTGCGCCCACTTTTTCCTTAGAGCGCATGTTGGGCACAAACCCGATTGCTGTGGCTATTCCCGCACAGGAGCAGCCGCCTTTTGTGGCAGATTTTGCCACTACTACAGCCGCCAACGGCAAGTTGGAAATTTTACAGCGCAAAAATGCCGATGCTCCGCTGGGATGGGTGCAAGACAAGGCAGGCCAACCAACCACCGATGCCAATGCGTTGAAAAAAGGCGGCGCATTGCTGCCGCTTGGCTCCGACCGCGAACATGGCAGCCACAAGGGTTACTGCCTCGGTTCTATCGTAGATATTTTTTCAGCAGTACTTTCCGGTGCAGGCTATGGCCCTTGGGCACCGCCCTTTGTTAGCTTTTTGCCACTGCCTGCCGACCCTGTGGGCGAAGGTTTAGGCCACTTTTTGGGTGCTATGCGCGTAGATGCATTCCGCCCTGCCGAAGAGTTTAAACACCACATGGATAACTGGATTGGCCGATTTCGCAATGCAAAACCTGCTGAAGGTTACGAGCGCGTGCTGATTCCCGGCGACCCTGAGCGTGAGGCCGAAGCCGAACGCCGCCGTTCAGGTATTCCCTTGGTAGCTCCGGTAGTAGAAGATTTACAGCAATTGGCACAGAAATTTGCCATTGAATGGCTTTGA
- the rpsF gene encoding 30S ribosomal protein S6, translated as MKPNHYETVFILTPVLSDAQMKDAVEKFKQVLTSLGADVYHHEDWGLRKLAYPIQHKSTGFYTLFEFSGQPDVIKTLETEFKRDERVMRFLTTKLDKHALEYNEKRRKGAFNKKSETAKTETEA; from the coding sequence ATGAAGCCAAACCACTATGAGACTGTATTCATTTTAACTCCCGTTTTGTCTGATGCTCAGATGAAGGATGCAGTCGAGAAATTCAAACAAGTGCTGACTTCGCTCGGTGCGGATGTGTATCACCACGAAGACTGGGGGCTTAGAAAGCTCGCCTATCCCATTCAGCACAAGAGCACAGGTTTTTACACATTGTTCGAGTTCTCTGGCCAGCCGGATGTTATCAAAACACTGGAAACCGAGTTTAAGCGCGATGAGCGCGTAATGCGCTTTTTGACTACCAAGTTAGACAAACACGCCTTGGAGTACAACGAAAAACGCCGCAAAGGCGCATTCAACAAAAAGTCAGAAACTGCTAAAACCGAAACCGAAGCCTAA
- the rpsR gene encoding 30S ribosomal protein S18: MTLVNESVVRNNENKKKYCRFKKSGIKYIDYKDANFLLKFVNEQGKILPRRLTGTSLKFQRRVAQAVKRARHLALLPYVTDSLK, from the coding sequence ATGACACTCGTAAACGAATCAGTTGTTAGAAACAACGAAAACAAGAAAAAGTACTGCCGTTTCAAGAAGAGCGGAATTAAGTACATCGACTACAAAGACGCGAACTTTCTGTTGAAATTCGTAAACGAACAAGGTAAAATTTTACCTCGTCGCCTGACAGGAACCAGCCTGAAATTTCAACGCCGCGTAGCACAAGCCGTGAAGCGTGCCCGTCATCTGGCGCTGTTACCATACGTAACCGATTCGCTCAAATAG
- a CDS encoding PorP/SprF family type IX secretion system membrane protein — protein MKKFLLIWVCVIGCVSFAYAQQVPLYSQYFHNPFIYNPAWAGLDKFASMNLTYRRQWEGLEGAPQTILATLDLPFYENKAGFGINVYQDRIGLFQQNKVQFSYAYHLFELYENSSVFSFGLTGGLVTNRIDFNNAYILNPNDPQLLNNTGNYQGVEFTFGLNYIFQDKFQIGFTMPQFLTTGIRTIDNGTNDIDLQPHFLLAAKCTLKTYDEIHRIEPMLMLRKVGNVPLQFDVGAQYTWNNTLWFNAAFRTSYSAVAALGVNVKNFRFGFSRDFGVSELQGAVGSTNEIMLGYKFNHLKTKTYGAPKGRSNTNIRRKVEHPSKPGPVYRPNNIHLKKNPKKKPNVNLRSRRRTN, from the coding sequence ATGAAAAAATTTTTACTGATATGGGTATGCGTTATTGGATGCGTCTCTTTCGCATACGCCCAGCAAGTGCCACTGTACAGCCAGTATTTTCATAACCCGTTTATCTACAACCCCGCATGGGCAGGGCTGGATAAGTTTGCTTCCATGAACCTGACCTACCGCCGCCAGTGGGAAGGCTTAGAAGGTGCACCACAAACCATACTTGCCACCTTAGACCTGCCTTTCTATGAAAACAAGGCAGGGTTTGGCATTAATGTGTACCAAGACAGAATCGGGTTATTTCAGCAAAACAAAGTACAGTTCAGCTATGCTTACCACCTTTTCGAGCTGTATGAAAACAGTTCCGTTTTCTCATTCGGACTTACCGGCGGGCTTGTTACCAATCGCATAGACTTCAACAATGCCTATATCCTGAATCCTAACGACCCGCAGTTGCTCAACAATACAGGCAACTACCAAGGCGTAGAATTTACCTTCGGCTTGAACTATATCTTTCAAGACAAGTTTCAGATAGGCTTTACTATGCCTCAATTTCTTACAACAGGTATCCGCACCATTGACAACGGCACTAATGATATTGATTTACAACCACACTTTTTGCTTGCAGCCAAGTGTACGCTGAAAACCTACGATGAAATCCATCGGATAGAGCCGATGCTGATGTTGCGCAAGGTGGGTAACGTGCCGCTGCAATTTGATGTAGGTGCACAGTACACATGGAACAATACCCTTTGGTTCAATGCGGCATTCCGCACCAGCTACAGTGCCGTGGCTGCTCTTGGCGTAAACGTGAAGAACTTCCGTTTCGGATTCTCCCGCGACTTTGGCGTTTCCGAGTTGCAGGGAGCAGTAGGCAGCACCAACGAAATTATGCTGGGCTACAAATTTAATCACCTGAAAACCAAGACTTACGGTGCACCAAAAGGTCGCTCCAACACTAACATAAGACGCAAGGTAGAGCATCCTTCCAAACCCGGCCCTGTTTATCGCCCCAACAACATACATTTGAAGAAAAATCCTAAAAAGAAGCCCAACGTGAATCTGCGCTCACGTCGCCGGACTAACTGA
- a CDS encoding carboxypeptidase regulatory-like domain-containing protein, with amino-acid sequence MTHVYGQNNDERFRIKLLRLNTQRDEAFPVFYGNQFYYLAAGKLKSPVNLSNSGANYYLLPHPDSSYSARRRVFIAQKREEQGILSGASYATSKNRMFYSRHLSKSGRNPQTSRIYEALVSSNVWYSALPVLRNLPDSVTVCHPSVSEDGNTLYFAANLPDSRGGMDIYVVRKDSTGKWSAPVNAGAGINSPQDEITPFIHPEGNLYFASNRNNGYGGFDIYEVPSIAGQLQECRLMPPPFNSTDNDFALIMNEAQRIGYFSSDRRGNYDIYAVSVIKLHHTRNLTESGENLYEQFEMEVSGSVIDTANRQPVRGALVKLRDIYTDDIRITFTDNEGRYLFTVQNDHKYQIGVSKVGYQSTEDTEFSTIGITEPIPLNINLLMSLPLYRQSLKVQVREAVSNTKQSSGNIPVVDAHLVLEDVASGEKYEKRSDPDGSCLFIIEQGRTYKLFAEATGYQKSLPYRITTNPKYMGQFIEMTVDLPREEVVNNATNRYIKAIVVNQETNRPLENATVYLTNPKTGETRFLYTAKDGTATFKADSGLVYKLEAQILGYQMEDYMIAEGSDVELGKTQEVLLPLKPVNYNPIPLDVSVPTIYYSSDREILNDEVKAELNRILQLLTEYPGVKIAIEAHAGLHESSRNVYEIALKRANAAAAYLFKNGLWRERVVAIRSFGAERQRNDCVRKNCTPEQRRANRRTEFIIVYR; translated from the coding sequence ATGACACATGTATACGGGCAGAATAATGATGAACGGTTTCGGATAAAATTATTGCGCCTCAATACGCAACGCGATGAGGCTTTCCCCGTGTTCTACGGTAATCAGTTCTATTACTTGGCTGCGGGAAAACTGAAATCGCCCGTCAACCTCAGCAACAGCGGCGCAAACTATTACCTGTTACCACATCCGGACAGCAGCTATTCGGCCAGAAGGCGCGTATTCATTGCGCAAAAAAGAGAAGAACAGGGTATTCTCTCCGGCGCATCCTATGCGACAAGCAAAAATCGCATGTTTTACAGTCGCCATTTGTCAAAATCTGGTCGCAACCCGCAAACATCGCGCATATACGAAGCCCTTGTATCGAGTAACGTATGGTACAGCGCATTGCCTGTGCTGCGGAATCTGCCCGACAGTGTTACGGTTTGCCATCCATCGGTATCGGAGGACGGCAACACGCTGTACTTTGCTGCCAATCTTCCCGACAGTCGGGGCGGAATGGATATTTATGTCGTAAGAAAAGACAGCACGGGCAAGTGGTCAGCACCTGTTAATGCAGGGGCAGGCATTAACTCGCCGCAAGATGAGATAACCCCTTTCATTCATCCCGAAGGCAACCTGTACTTTGCTTCTAACCGCAACAACGGCTATGGCGGATTTGATATTTATGAAGTACCTTCCATAGCAGGCCAACTGCAAGAATGTCGTTTAATGCCTCCTCCTTTCAACTCAACCGATAATGACTTTGCGCTGATTATGAACGAAGCGCAGCGAATCGGTTACTTCAGTTCCGACCGACGGGGAAATTATGACATTTACGCCGTCAGCGTTATAAAATTGCATCATACGCGCAACCTAACCGAAAGCGGAGAAAACCTGTATGAACAGTTTGAAATGGAGGTTTCCGGCAGTGTTATAGATACAGCCAACCGTCAGCCGGTCAGAGGCGCACTGGTCAAACTGCGGGACATTTACACCGACGATATCCGAATTACCTTTACCGACAACGAAGGAAGGTATCTGTTCACCGTTCAGAATGACCATAAGTACCAAATAGGCGTTTCCAAAGTAGGTTATCAAAGCACAGAGGATACAGAGTTTTCAACCATCGGCATTACCGAACCTATTCCGCTGAATATCAACTTACTGATGAGCTTGCCGTTGTACAGGCAGTCATTGAAAGTACAAGTGCGGGAGGCCGTCAGCAACACCAAACAATCATCGGGAAACATTCCGGTGGTTGATGCGCATCTTGTACTGGAAGATGTGGCAAGTGGCGAAAAGTACGAGAAGCGCAGCGACCCCGACGGCTCATGCTTGTTTATCATAGAACAAGGGCGCACCTACAAACTGTTTGCGGAAGCAACAGGCTACCAAAAAAGTCTGCCCTATCGGATTACTACCAATCCTAAGTACATGGGGCAGTTTATTGAGATGACCGTAGATTTGCCTCGCGAGGAAGTAGTTAATAATGCTACTAACCGCTACATAAAGGCCATTGTGGTCAATCAGGAAACCAACCGACCGCTGGAAAACGCAACCGTATATTTAACCAATCCGAAAACAGGCGAAACTCGCTTTCTGTACACCGCCAAAGACGGCACTGCTACCTTCAAGGCAGACTCGGGACTTGTTTATAAATTAGAAGCGCAGATACTCGGCTATCAGATGGAAGATTACATGATTGCCGAAGGCAGCGATGTGGAATTGGGAAAAACTCAGGAGGTTCTGCTGCCGTTAAAGCCCGTTAATTACAACCCCATTCCGTTGGATGTTTCCGTGCCGACGATTTATTATTCTTCCGACCGCGAAATTCTTAACGATGAGGTAAAAGCCGAGCTAAACCGCATCCTGCAACTGCTAACAGAATACCCCGGGGTAAAAATTGCCATAGAAGCCCATGCAGGTTTGCACGAATCTTCGCGAAATGTATATGAAATAGCACTGAAACGCGCCAATGCAGCCGCAGCCTATCTGTTCAAAAACGGGTTGTGGCGCGAGCGAGTGGTGGCCATCAGAAGTTTTGGTGCTGAACGCCAACGCAACGACTGTGTGCGCAAAAACTGCACCCCCGAACAGCGTCGTGCCAACCGCCGTACTGAATTTATCATTGTATATCGGTAG